The Apium graveolens cultivar Ventura chromosome 11, ASM990537v1, whole genome shotgun sequence genome has a window encoding:
- the LOC141696686 gene encoding uncharacterized protein LOC141696686 isoform X1, with protein sequence MAHYQVPAVVRGIIGSRTWVRGMFSRPGHKRIEDDKLLDHHLSRIEQEERLQNLQKRLHVPFDETRLDHQTSLLALWRAAFPDVTLKGLVSEQWKDMGWQGTNPSTDFRHCGFFAVENLLFLARTYPASFLKLLFKTAGKRATWEYPFAVAGINITFMLIQMLDLYSEKPRCLPGVHFVRMLGEDEDAFDDLYCIAFALMDVHWLAMEASYMEFNEVLRRTRMQLEKELSIEDIRVIQDLPAYNILFI encoded by the exons ATGGCCCATTACCAAGTACCTGCAGTAGTCCGTGGCATCATTGGATCACGAACATGGGTTAGAGGAATGTTTAGCCGCCCAGGCCATAAACGCATTGAAGATGACAAGCTTCTTGACCATCATTTAAGTCGTATTGAG CAGGAAGAAAGACTTCAAAATCTTCAGAAACGCCTGCATGTACCTTTTGACGAAACTCGTCTAGATCATCAA ACATCTCTTTTAGCTTTGTGGAGAGCAGCATTTCCAGATGTTACTCTTAAAGGTTTGGTATCCGAGCAATGGAAGGATATGGGTTGGCAAGGAACAAATCCATCTACCGATTTCAG GCACTGTGGTTTTTTTGCTGtagagaacctgttgtttctTGCAAGAACTTATCCG GCTTCTTTTCTAAAGCTACTGTTTAAAACGGCCGGTAAGCGAGCTACATGGGAATATCCTTTTGCTGTTGCTGGCATTAACATCACATTTATGCTGATTCAAATGTTGGACTTGTACTCAG AGAAACCTAGATGTCTTCCGGGAGTACATTTTGTAAGAATGTTAGGAG AAGATGAAGATGCTTTTGATGATTTGTACTGTATAGCATTTGCGTTGATGGACGTTCACTGGCTTGCGATGGAAGCTTCATACATGGAGTTTaat GAGGTTCTACGTAGGACACGAATGCAACTGGAGAAAGAACTTTCAATAGAAGACATTCGAGTAATACAAGATCTGCCGGCTTACAACATATTATTCATTTAG
- the LOC141696686 gene encoding uncharacterized protein LOC141696686 isoform X2 — translation MAHYQVPAVVRGIIGSRTWVRGMFSRPGHKRIEDDKLLDHHLSRIEEERLQNLQKRLHVPFDETRLDHQTSLLALWRAAFPDVTLKGLVSEQWKDMGWQGTNPSTDFRHCGFFAVENLLFLARTYPASFLKLLFKTAGKRATWEYPFAVAGINITFMLIQMLDLYSEKPRCLPGVHFVRMLGEDEDAFDDLYCIAFALMDVHWLAMEASYMEFNEVLRRTRMQLEKELSIEDIRVIQDLPAYNILFI, via the exons ATGGCCCATTACCAAGTACCTGCAGTAGTCCGTGGCATCATTGGATCACGAACATGGGTTAGAGGAATGTTTAGCCGCCCAGGCCATAAACGCATTGAAGATGACAAGCTTCTTGACCATCATTTAAGTCGTATTGAG GAAGAAAGACTTCAAAATCTTCAGAAACGCCTGCATGTACCTTTTGACGAAACTCGTCTAGATCATCAA ACATCTCTTTTAGCTTTGTGGAGAGCAGCATTTCCAGATGTTACTCTTAAAGGTTTGGTATCCGAGCAATGGAAGGATATGGGTTGGCAAGGAACAAATCCATCTACCGATTTCAG GCACTGTGGTTTTTTTGCTGtagagaacctgttgtttctTGCAAGAACTTATCCG GCTTCTTTTCTAAAGCTACTGTTTAAAACGGCCGGTAAGCGAGCTACATGGGAATATCCTTTTGCTGTTGCTGGCATTAACATCACATTTATGCTGATTCAAATGTTGGACTTGTACTCAG AGAAACCTAGATGTCTTCCGGGAGTACATTTTGTAAGAATGTTAGGAG AAGATGAAGATGCTTTTGATGATTTGTACTGTATAGCATTTGCGTTGATGGACGTTCACTGGCTTGCGATGGAAGCTTCATACATGGAGTTTaat GAGGTTCTACGTAGGACACGAATGCAACTGGAGAAAGAACTTTCAATAGAAGACATTCGAGTAATACAAGATCTGCCGGCTTACAACATATTATTCATTTAG
- the LOC141696686 gene encoding uncharacterized protein LOC141696686 isoform X3: MAHYQVPAVVRGIIGSRTWVRGMFSRPGHKRIEDDKLLDHHLSRIEQEERLQNLQKRLHVPFDETRLDHQTSLLALWRAAFPDVTLKGLVSEQWKDMGWQGTNPSTDFRHCGFFAVENLLFLARTYPASFLKLLFKTAGKRATWEYPFAVAGINITFMLIQMLDLYSEDEDAFDDLYCIAFALMDVHWLAMEASYMEFNEVLRRTRMQLEKELSIEDIRVIQDLPAYNILFI, encoded by the exons ATGGCCCATTACCAAGTACCTGCAGTAGTCCGTGGCATCATTGGATCACGAACATGGGTTAGAGGAATGTTTAGCCGCCCAGGCCATAAACGCATTGAAGATGACAAGCTTCTTGACCATCATTTAAGTCGTATTGAG CAGGAAGAAAGACTTCAAAATCTTCAGAAACGCCTGCATGTACCTTTTGACGAAACTCGTCTAGATCATCAA ACATCTCTTTTAGCTTTGTGGAGAGCAGCATTTCCAGATGTTACTCTTAAAGGTTTGGTATCCGAGCAATGGAAGGATATGGGTTGGCAAGGAACAAATCCATCTACCGATTTCAG GCACTGTGGTTTTTTTGCTGtagagaacctgttgtttctTGCAAGAACTTATCCG GCTTCTTTTCTAAAGCTACTGTTTAAAACGGCCGGTAAGCGAGCTACATGGGAATATCCTTTTGCTGTTGCTGGCATTAACATCACATTTATGCTGATTCAAATGTTGGACTTGTACTCAG AAGATGAAGATGCTTTTGATGATTTGTACTGTATAGCATTTGCGTTGATGGACGTTCACTGGCTTGCGATGGAAGCTTCATACATGGAGTTTaat GAGGTTCTACGTAGGACACGAATGCAACTGGAGAAAGAACTTTCAATAGAAGACATTCGAGTAATACAAGATCTGCCGGCTTACAACATATTATTCATTTAG